The following proteins are encoded in a genomic region of Arachis stenosperma cultivar V10309 chromosome 4, arast.V10309.gnm1.PFL2, whole genome shotgun sequence:
- the LOC130975509 gene encoding protein FAR-RED ELONGATED HYPOCOTYL 3-like, with the protein MEVSLSQEDADRGGSDGDAYNVENSELEDLAGLSVNDILKKVWDNIDNAYEFYRGFGKLHGFGVQKGDSEKDCEGNLVRYRFFCNKEGSRERKHYDRVDRTRVHKPEIRTNCKAMISVYLDKNDKYWKVRKLVTEHNHDLTPAGMVHLIANHRRLTEVAKSQIIGMQAHGIATSKIVGYMAGMAGGYSLLGFLMKDVYNYADKMRRIKIADGDANSTLVYL; encoded by the coding sequence ATGGAGGTGTCTTTGAGCCAGGAGGATGCTGATCGTGGAGGGAGTGATGGTGATGCTTACAATGTAGAAAATTCTGAGTTGGAAGACCTTGCCGGACTAAGTGTGAATGACATCCTTAAGAAGGTATGGGACAACATTGATAATGCATATGAGTTCTATCGGGGTTTCGGAAAATTGCATGGATTCGGTGTGCAAAAGGGTGACTCCGAAAAAGACTGTGAGGGAAATCTTGTAAGGTACAGGTTTTTTTGTAACAAAGAAGGCTCCAGGGAGCGTAAACACTACGACAGGGTTGACAGAACAAGGGTACACAAACCAGAAATAAGAACTAACTGCAAAGCAATGATATCGGTTTATTTAGACAAAAATGATAAGTATTGGAAGGTTAGGAAGTTAGTAACCGAACACAATCACGACCTGACACCAGCAGGAATGGTGCACTTGATTGCCAATCATCGTCGGTTAACGGAAGTTGCAAAGAGTCAGATAATTGGGATGCAAGCACATGGTATTGCGACCTCTAAGATTGTAGGGTACATGGCTGGTATGGCCGGGGGATATTCGTTGTTGGGGTTCCTAATGAAGGATGTCTATAACTATGCTGACAAAATGCGGCGCATTAAAATAGCTGATGGCGATGCGAATTCTACATTAGTATATCTATAG
- the LOC130975510 gene encoding protein FAR-RED ELONGATED HYPOCOTYL 3-like, translated as MAIAKYNVTTDNRLVNLIWVDGSSRVDYQYFGDVLAFDLTYRKNKYKRPVVIFSGSNNHKQTTIFGFGLLHDESLASYRWMLENLMEIMCRKKPSVVVTDGDKAMIKAVSEVLPELMHQLCAWHVEKNVTSNVKDDDLRGLFIRWLYVDMTTDVFESEWEQAAEDYGLCQKQWWCQMYEKKEMWASAYLRDKFCAGYRTTSRCEGINAYVNKFSKSTHTILELVQCLDMVAREYRNKEMLLQFKSINSVPVMTTCLRSLERHAASVYTREVFGDVRKEIEEVGALILISTKRIMNTMIYTLEEYKDPDVHIMSSFGQSTRKLSYQCNFWKKQGYPCKHMFFVIKAEHLKEIPEEIVLRRWRTDAKSVEQYIENWGDYSERGVIMRHGALHSASQWLFFLGAQRLSMFQKTMRGIESLCKELEMDCRAFGSSMRRNEEKVGEGNPMVRDPVVAKAKGAPKLPTKKHLGKRRRCTCCKGIGHNKRNCPEKGDNRQNPNQADECGGINGPGLMSNDD; from the exons ATGGCAATCGCAAAATATAATGTGACTACTGACAACAGGCTGGTGAATCTGATTTGGGTCGACGGATCTAGCAGAGTCGATTACCAATACTTTGGCGATGTGTTGGCGTTTGATTTAACCTACAGGAAAAATAAATACAAGAGACCTGTTGTGATTTTCTCTGGATCAAACAATCATAAGCAGACCACCATATTCGGGTTTGGGTTGTTGCATGACGAAAGTCTAGCATCCTATCGGTGGATGCTGGAGAATTTGATGGAGATCATGTGTCGCAAAAAGCCATCTGTAGTGGTTACCGATGGGGACAAAGCTATGATAAAAGCTGTGTCTGAAGTCCTCCCCGAGTTGATGCATCAGTTGTGTGCATGGCATGTGGAGAAGAATGTCACATCGAATGTCAAGGATGATGATTTACGTGGGCTGTTCATAAGGTGGTTGTACGTGGACATGACGACAGATGTATTTGAGTCGGAATGGGAGCAGGCTGCCGAGGACTATGGCCTCTGCCAGAAGCAGTGGTGGTGCCAGATGTATGAGAAAAAGGAGATGTGGGCAAGTGCTTATCTCCGTGACAAGTTCTGCGCGGGGTACCGGACCACATCCCGCTGTGAAGGAATTAACGCATATGTGAACAAGTTTTCCAAATCCACCCACACAATTTTGGAGCTGGTGCAATGCTTAGATATGGTTGCCCGTGAATATCGAAATAAGGAAATGCTTCTCCAGTTTAAATCCATAAACTCGGTTCCGGTCATGACAACATGCCTCAGAAGTCTTGAACGACATGCCGCTTCAGTGTACACCAGAGAAGTTTTTGGTGATGTTAGGAAGGAGATCGAAGAGGTTGGTGCGTTGATCCTGATTAGCACAAAGAGGATCATGAATACAATGATATACACCTTAGAGGAGTATAAAGATCCTGATGTCCACATAATGTCCTCATTTGGACAGTCAACCCGAAAGTTAAGTTACCAGTGTAATTTCTGGAAGAAGCAGGGTTATCCCTGCAAGCATATGTTCTTCGTCATAAAGGCAGAGCACCTAAAGGAGATACCCGAGGAGATAGTTCTGCGTAGGTGGAGAACTGATGCAAAGTCTGTTGAACAGTACATAGAAAATTGGGGGGACTATAGCGAGCGTGGTGTCATAATGCGTCATGGGGCACTCCATTCTGCCTCGCAATGGTTGTTTTTCCTAGGGGCACAAAGGTTGTCCATGTTCCAAAAGACTATGCGTGGAATTGAAAGTTTGTGTAAAGAGCTGGAGATGGACTGTAGGGCATTTGGTAGTAGCATGCGACGGAACGAAGAAAAGGTTGGTGAAGGCAATCCGATGGTAAGAGATCCTGTTGTTGCTAAGGCAAAGGGTGCCCCAAAACTTCCAACGAAAAAGCATCTTGGTAAAAGGAGGCGTTGCACCTGCTGTAAGGGAATTGGACACAATAAGAGAAACTGCCCAGAGAAGGGTGACAATAGACAAAATCCCAATCAG GCCGACGAATGTGGGGGAATTAATGGTCCCGGCTTAATGTCCAACGATGACTAG